A genomic segment from Antedon mediterranea chromosome 6, ecAntMedi1.1, whole genome shotgun sequence encodes:
- the LOC140050985 gene encoding uncharacterized protein isoform X2, with protein MGHLLSNTLASEFNWMGRGDKKGFRGLKLSKIVKVSARRSWTGMTEATCENKIKSWLKYSKDRAGGRKLREQKKKAAAAAANTDEAEDTIDDDDELFF; from the exons ATGGGTCATCTGCTTTCAAACACACTTGCCTCAGAATTTAATTGGATGGGAAGAGGGGATAAGAAGGGATTCAGAGGACTAAAGCTTTCAAAAATTGTAAAAG TTTCAGCTAGAAGATCATGGACCGGAATGACGGAGGCCacatgtgaaaataaaataaaatcttggCTGAAATACAGCAAGGACAGAGCTGGGGGAAGAAAACTTAGGGAACAAAAGAAGAAAG CAGCTGCAGCAGCAGCAAACACCGACGAAGCCGAAGATACcatagatgatgatgatgaacttTTTTTTTGA